From one Pseudomonas sp. S35 genomic stretch:
- a CDS encoding type III secretion protein yields the protein MTIDVSTLPARPLAVVGAQAQETPPSPHVHPLPEESPTPPGTLSSRRPTVSSLRSLALQSLPVVRANHVPPGAHSTDSQLATVLENGFGLLHPYLKFGQLTQSSLQHLAARALGESDRLDSMILAVNEILRRPRLNDAIINGDGYITRDSLRYAAQVMTGNSAPSDFSEDPFHSQGNALVVQAFQGEFDRLRDKAKDRTVFFEKYQFVEIAALAAVMADPNELDSQGSLVLEASTGLPRKLYSEHCVYTVRNILERPGLLSSLQRAAANGLGGLVSKEGWLSNKSLERWLKQEKVNKAR from the coding sequence ATGACAATAGATGTTTCAACTCTTCCCGCGCGGCCACTGGCCGTGGTGGGGGCGCAGGCGCAAGAGACGCCGCCGTCCCCCCATGTTCATCCTCTCCCTGAAGAGTCGCCCACGCCACCCGGCACACTGTCGTCGCGACGGCCTACCGTGTCTTCATTGCGGTCCTTGGCCTTGCAGAGCTTGCCAGTGGTGCGTGCGAACCATGTGCCGCCTGGCGCGCACTCGACTGACAGCCAACTGGCGACGGTCCTGGAAAATGGATTCGGGTTGCTGCATCCCTATTTGAAGTTCGGACAACTGACGCAGTCATCCCTGCAACACCTTGCCGCGCGCGCGCTGGGGGAGAGTGACAGGCTCGATTCCATGATTCTGGCGGTGAACGAGATACTCCGTCGTCCGCGACTCAACGACGCGATCATCAATGGCGACGGTTATATCACCCGTGACAGCCTCAGGTATGCGGCCCAGGTTATGACAGGTAACAGTGCGCCGAGCGACTTCAGCGAGGACCCTTTTCATTCCCAGGGCAACGCTCTGGTTGTTCAGGCGTTTCAAGGTGAGTTCGACCGGTTGAGGGACAAGGCCAAGGATCGGACGGTGTTCTTCGAAAAATACCAGTTTGTCGAGATCGCCGCGCTCGCAGCCGTGATGGCTGACCCGAATGAGCTCGACTCGCAGGGCTCGCTGGTGCTGGAGGCGTCAACCGGGCTCCCCAGGAAGTTATACAGCGAGCATTGTGTCTACACAGTCAGGAATATTCTGGAGCGCCCCGGCTTGTTGAGCTCCCTGCAGCGAGCGGCGGCCAATGGGTTGGGCGGCCTTGTGAGCAAAGAAGGCTGGCTCAGCAATAAAAGCCTTGAGCGGTGGCTCAAGCAAGAGAAGGTGAACAAAGCCCGGTAA
- a CDS encoding diaminopimelate epimerase translates to MTRFYDARGNIYGVATPAFLRTQGINVPESAAQAAQAHADWVASAITSECDWGSIPRPDAAKAHRCDGLLVGPFQAEPPFDLLIVNTDGSLAERSGNGLTIFAQALTDQGLMTQACEFRVHHLASATASPVATWIEPAVYEHVAGFWLALGLPEFGPRAVGAEGVGHAFREGIELSHVRALAAIDPQWTHCQFVRVGNPHCVTLVEYASALPDNSQMLQPALFEALQAVAFAPPAGSGQPCVAGVNLQWAARQAGNSVVARVFERGEGPTASSGTSASAVACAAWRAGWVDAGEVAVVMPGGTAPVRLHTEADRLLSVSLFGVARPQQ, encoded by the coding sequence ATGACCCGCTTCTACGATGCGCGGGGAAATATTTATGGCGTGGCCACCCCAGCCTTTTTACGCACCCAGGGCATCAACGTGCCCGAAAGCGCCGCCCAGGCCGCGCAGGCACACGCAGATTGGGTCGCTTCGGCTATAACGTCCGAATGTGACTGGGGTTCGATACCGCGCCCGGATGCTGCCAAGGCTCACCGATGTGATGGCTTGCTGGTCGGCCCGTTCCAGGCCGAGCCACCGTTTGACCTGTTGATCGTCAACACCGACGGCTCCCTGGCCGAGCGCAGTGGTAACGGGTTGACGATCTTCGCCCAGGCGCTTACCGATCAAGGGTTGATGACCCAGGCATGTGAATTTCGGGTGCACCATCTTGCGTCCGCCACGGCGTCACCGGTGGCGACCTGGATCGAGCCCGCTGTTTATGAGCATGTCGCGGGATTTTGGTTGGCACTGGGGTTGCCCGAGTTCGGGCCAAGGGCCGTGGGCGCAGAGGGCGTCGGCCATGCGTTCCGGGAGGGCATTGAACTGAGCCATGTGCGCGCGTTGGCGGCAATCGACCCGCAGTGGACGCACTGCCAGTTTGTGCGCGTGGGCAATCCTCATTGTGTGACCTTGGTCGAGTACGCGTCGGCCTTGCCAGACAACTCGCAGATGTTGCAACCCGCTCTGTTCGAAGCATTGCAGGCGGTCGCCTTTGCGCCACCGGCGGGAAGCGGCCAGCCCTGTGTGGCCGGGGTGAACTTGCAATGGGCCGCCAGGCAAGCCGGCAATAGCGTGGTTGCGCGGGTGTTCGAGCGGGGAGAAGGCCCCACGGCGTCCTCCGGCACCAGCGCCAGTGCCGTAGCTTGCGCAGCGTGGCGAGCGGGCTGGGTAGACGCAGGCGAAGTCGCGGTGGTGATGCCGGGGGGGACTGCGC
- a CDS encoding MFS transporter → MTAIPTSAPVVPGRLEQMSTRIAFFIAGFGIAAWAPLVPYAKARAQLNEGTLGLLLLCLGVGSIIAMPAAGALASRFGCRRVLTAGTIMICLALPMLATVSSIPLLMAGLFLFGAGLGTVDSTVNLQAVIVERASGKTMMSGFHGLFSLGGIVGAAGVSGLLGLGLSPLQATLVVIVIMAVALLKAGPHLLPYGSESSGPAFAIPHGVVLFIGCLCFIVFLAEGAVLDWSAVFLSAERGLDEAYAGLGYAAFALTMTAGRLTGDAIVRRLGATRVIVIGGALATVGMLLATLLPAWETALLGYALVGAGCSNIVPVLYTAVGKQKVMPEHIAVPAITTLGYAGILAGPAVIGFIAHGSSLSTAFVLIALLLAGVAISGKILKV, encoded by the coding sequence ATGACTGCCATCCCCACCTCAGCGCCCGTGGTTCCCGGGCGGCTGGAGCAAATGTCGACCCGTATTGCCTTTTTCATCGCTGGGTTCGGCATCGCGGCCTGGGCGCCTTTGGTGCCGTACGCCAAGGCACGCGCACAATTGAATGAAGGCACCTTGGGGCTGCTGTTGCTGTGCCTGGGCGTGGGTTCGATTATCGCGATGCCTGCAGCGGGAGCGCTGGCGTCGCGCTTTGGGTGCCGGCGCGTGCTCACGGCTGGCACGATCATGATCTGCCTGGCCCTGCCGATGTTGGCCACGGTCAGTTCGATTCCACTGCTGATGGCCGGCCTGTTCCTGTTTGGCGCGGGCCTGGGCACCGTCGATTCCACGGTGAACCTACAGGCAGTGATCGTGGAAAGGGCCAGTGGCAAAACCATGATGTCGGGGTTCCATGGTTTGTTCAGCCTGGGAGGCATCGTCGGCGCGGCGGGCGTCTCAGGGTTGCTGGGATTGGGGCTGTCGCCACTGCAAGCAACCTTAGTCGTGATCGTCATCATGGCGGTGGCGCTGCTCAAGGCCGGGCCACACTTGTTGCCCTACGGCAGTGAAAGTTCGGGCCCGGCGTTTGCGATTCCACACGGCGTGGTGCTGTTTATCGGTTGCCTGTGTTTTATCGTGTTTTTGGCCGAGGGCGCCGTACTTGACTGGAGCGCCGTATTCCTCAGTGCCGAACGTGGCCTGGATGAAGCCTACGCAGGCCTGGGTTACGCAGCCTTCGCCCTGACCATGACCGCCGGACGCCTGACCGGTGATGCCATTGTGCGGCGGCTGGGCGCGACCCGCGTGATTGTGATCGGCGGCGCATTGGCCACTGTGGGAATGTTGTTGGCGACGCTCTTGCCTGCTTGGGAAACCGCGCTGCTGGGCTATGCACTGGTAGGTGCAGGCTGTTCGAATATCGTGCCAGTGCTCTACACCGCAGTCGGCAAGCAAAAGGTCATGCCGGAGCATATTGCCGTACCCGCGATCACCACCTTGGGGTATGCCGGGATTCTTGCCGGCCCCGCAGTCATCGGCTTTATCGCCCACGGCAGTAGCCTGAGCACCGCCTTTGTGCTGATAGCACTGTTGCTGGCAGGTGTGGCCATCAGTGGCAAGATCCTCAAGGTGTAA